In Gallaecimonas xiamenensis 3-C-1, the following proteins share a genomic window:
- a CDS encoding ribonuclease E inhibitor RraB — translation MESSIDGIQKVYSQMEDNGWDPTAPLKWGFFFYSRKEIDLKGVFSELEGHEYKMEGLRNIDDEQWLLHVSKRDVLTPDKLYRRNVAFNELAEAYHSYYDGWDVAKDVE, via the coding sequence ATGGAATCAAGTATAGATGGTATCCAAAAAGTCTACTCTCAAATGGAAGACAATGGTTGGGATCCAACTGCGCCACTAAAATGGGGGTTCTTTTTCTACAGCCGAAAAGAAATCGACCTGAAAGGAGTGTTTTCTGAATTAGAGGGTCATGAGTATAAAATGGAGGGGCTTCGGAATATAGATGATGAGCAATGGCTACTTCATGTAAGCAAGAGGGATGTATTGACACCGGACAAGCTATACCGCCGAAATGTTGCATTCAATGAATTAGCCGAGGCTTATCATTCATACTATGACGGCTGGGATGTTGCTAAAGACGTCGAATAG
- a CDS encoding MBL fold metallo-hydrolase, which yields MKYLADLLLLLSLNSFSSEEIEVIPERTDKNGYVEPFKMFDDLYYVGDKWVSSYLVKTSAGLVLIDSLESPYGHWIPESIEKLGLDPKEIKYILITHGHSDHVGSAEYLQSKYNAKVIMSYEDFILARSQSAKYSEESHFLLPSIDSFAKDNDELVVGEKTFKFYLTPGHTRGCLSIEFYVQDNGVEHRAFVVGGHGTNFIGLDLAEKYIRTIERIKRVSQTPPVVEVNLANHPQWAQLFERREKRSEARNPFIDSDGFKKFIAVLESRGSKKLQEEKSKASE from the coding sequence ATGAAGTATCTTGCAGATCTGCTGTTGTTGCTTTCACTCAATTCTTTTTCTTCAGAGGAAATCGAAGTTATTCCAGAAAGGACAGATAAAAATGGGTATGTCGAGCCATTTAAGATGTTCGATGACTTGTACTACGTTGGAGATAAATGGGTATCGTCATACCTGGTAAAAACATCGGCTGGTCTTGTCTTGATTGATTCATTGGAAAGTCCCTATGGACATTGGATCCCAGAAAGCATCGAGAAGCTTGGGTTAGATCCAAAGGAGATAAAATACATACTGATTACTCATGGTCATTCAGATCATGTAGGTTCTGCCGAATACCTACAGAGTAAATACAATGCTAAGGTTATCATGTCTTATGAGGATTTTATCCTTGCAAGATCGCAATCTGCAAAATATTCCGAAGAAAGTCATTTTCTGCTGCCAAGCATTGATAGCTTTGCCAAAGATAATGATGAGTTAGTTGTTGGGGAGAAGACCTTTAAGTTTTATTTAACGCCTGGGCATACAAGAGGATGTCTTTCAATAGAGTTCTATGTCCAAGATAATGGCGTTGAGCATAGGGCATTTGTTGTTGGTGGACATGGTACCAACTTTATTGGTCTGGACTTGGCTGAGAAGTATATCAGGACTATAGAAAGAATTAAGCGTGTATCGCAAACACCGCCGGTAGTAGAAGTCAACCTTGCTAACCATCCCCAATGGGCTCAACTTTTCGAGAGAAGAGAGAAGCGTTCCGAGGCTAGAAATCCGTTCATTGATTCAGACGGTTTTAAAAAGTTCATAGCGGTTTTAGAGTCTCGTGGGAGCAAGAAGTTGCAGGAAGAAAAAAGCAAAGCCTCGGAGTAG